Within Thermococcus celericrescens, the genomic segment GGGACACTTAAACAAACCACGAAGGAAGCGAGCCCCCTCGTGAGGCCTCCCGCAGACGGGACAACGCTTAGACGTGAAAACCTCGTCCACAACCAAAACCCGAATATCATACTCCCCAGCAACTTCCTTCAAGCGTTTGATAACGTAATTAAACCGCCAGACGTGGGAGAGGAGATAATTCTGCTTTTTACCCTTGTTGGAGTTCCCACTGATGCCCTTCGGATAGCCAACAACAATCCTTGAAACACCGAGACGATAGAGCTTTTCAACTGTTTGTCTCACCCTCGTG encodes:
- a CDS encoding zinc ribbon domain-containing protein → TRVRQTVEKLYRLGVSRIVVGYPKGISGNSNKGKKQNYLLSHVWRFNYVIKRLKEVAGEYDIRVLVVDEVFTSKRCPVCGRPHEGARFLRGLFKCPETGLVFNSDLVGAFNILKKVVKTITPSLSGLYAQGRGNWGKTVPEGLKTRFLVGLNETPQTSPPLARG